A single window of Streptomyces griseoviridis DNA harbors:
- a CDS encoding RidA family protein, giving the protein MSAVEERLVELGLTLPDVVPPLASYQPAVRSGGYVYTSGQLPMVDGKLPVTGKVGAEVTAEEAKDLARVCALNALAAVKSVAGDLDRVARVVKVVGFVASAADFTGQPGVVNGASELLGEVLGEKGVHARSAVGVAVLPLDAPVEIEIQVELVP; this is encoded by the coding sequence GTGAGCGCCGTCGAGGAGCGGCTCGTCGAGCTGGGGCTGACCCTGCCCGACGTGGTGCCGCCGCTGGCGTCCTACCAGCCGGCCGTGCGCTCCGGCGGCTATGTGTACACCTCGGGCCAGCTGCCCATGGTGGACGGCAAACTGCCCGTCACCGGGAAGGTCGGCGCCGAGGTCACCGCCGAGGAGGCCAAGGACCTCGCCCGTGTCTGCGCGCTGAACGCGCTGGCCGCCGTCAAGTCCGTGGCCGGCGACCTGGACCGCGTCGCGCGCGTGGTGAAGGTCGTGGGCTTCGTCGCCTCCGCCGCCGACTTCACCGGCCAGCCGGGTGTCGTCAACGGCGCGAGCGAACTGCTCGGCGAGGTCCTCGGCGAGAAGGGCGTGCACGCGCGCAGCGCGGTGGGCGTCGCGGTGCTGCCGCTGGACGCGCCGGTCGAGATCGAGATCCAGGTGGAACTGGTTCCGTAA
- a CDS encoding NUDIX hydrolase: MANGQWFPQDWPERIRALARGTLTPVVPKRAATVMLLKDAGQAATDPAAGPAVHMLRRRASMAFAGGAYAYPGGGVDPRDEERGIRWAGPTRAWWARRLDVDEVAAQAIVCAAVRETYEEAGVLLAGETPDTVVGDTTGAGWEEDRAALVDRELSFAEFLDRRGLVLRSDLLGAWTRWITPEFESRRYDTFFFVAALPPGQRTRNASTEADRTVWIRPEEAAAGYERGELLMMPPTIATLRQLIPYGCAADALAAAPARDLTPVLARARIEDAAGGAGGGIVLTWPGHDEFTRRIPTDLPTGGASA; encoded by the coding sequence ATGGCGAATGGGCAGTGGTTCCCGCAGGACTGGCCGGAACGTATCCGCGCGCTCGCGCGGGGCACGCTCACCCCGGTCGTCCCCAAGCGGGCCGCCACCGTCATGCTCCTCAAGGACGCCGGCCAGGCCGCCACCGACCCGGCCGCCGGACCCGCCGTCCACATGCTGCGCAGACGCGCCTCCATGGCCTTCGCCGGAGGCGCGTACGCGTATCCGGGCGGCGGCGTCGACCCGCGCGACGAGGAGCGCGGCATCCGCTGGGCGGGCCCCACGCGCGCGTGGTGGGCGCGACGGCTCGACGTCGACGAGGTCGCCGCCCAGGCGATCGTCTGCGCCGCCGTGCGCGAGACGTACGAGGAGGCCGGCGTCCTGCTCGCGGGGGAGACCCCCGACACCGTGGTCGGCGACACCACCGGCGCCGGCTGGGAGGAGGACCGCGCGGCCCTGGTCGACCGGGAGCTGTCCTTCGCGGAGTTCCTCGACCGGCGCGGGCTGGTGCTCCGCTCGGACCTGCTGGGCGCCTGGACCCGCTGGATCACCCCGGAGTTCGAGTCCCGCCGCTACGACACGTTCTTCTTCGTGGCCGCCCTCCCGCCCGGACAGCGCACCCGCAACGCCTCCACGGAGGCCGACCGCACCGTGTGGATCCGCCCCGAGGAGGCCGCCGCCGGGTACGAGCGCGGCGAGCTGCTGATGATGCCGCCCACCATCGCCACCCTGCGCCAGCTGATCCCCTACGGCTGTGCGGCCGACGCCCTCGCCGCGGCGCCCGCCCGCGACCTCACGCCGGTCCTCGCGCGGGCACGCATCGAAGACGCGGCCGGCGGCGCGGGCGGCGGCATCGTGCTGACCTGGCCGGGACACGACGAGTTCACCCGGCGCATCCCGACCGACCTGCCCACCGGTGGAGCCTCCGCATGA